One stretch of Elstera cyanobacteriorum DNA includes these proteins:
- the leuC gene encoding 3-isopropylmalate dehydratase large subunit: protein MAQPRTLFDKIWDSHIVDVTADGATTFYIDRHLVHEVTSPQAFEGLRVAGRKVRRPDATFAVADHNVPTTDRTQGIADPESRLQVETLAQNAKDFGVSYFGMDDVRQGVVHIMGPEQGLTLPGMTIVCGDSHTSTHGAFGALAFGIGTSEVEHVLATQTLVQKRAKNMRISVEGDLPPGVTAKDLILAIIGTIGTAGGTGYVVEFAGKAVQALSMEGRMTVCNMTIEAGARAGLIAPDETTFEYLKGRPYAPKGAAFEQAVAYWKTLPSDEGAHYDKEIVIDATKLVPFVTWGTSPEDAAPITAVVPNPADAADAGKRAAIERSLEYMGLKAGTPLSEVTIDRVFIGSCTNGRIEDLRAAAAVAKGRKVAAGVSAMVVPGSGLVKEQAEQEGLDKVFLEAGFEWREPGCSMCLAMNADRLEPGERCASTSNRNFEGRQGRGGRTHLVGPAMAAAAAVTGRLTDVRALLS from the coding sequence ATGGCGCAGCCGCGCACTTTGTTCGACAAAATCTGGGACAGCCATATCGTCGATGTCACGGCGGACGGCGCGACCACATTCTATATCGACCGGCATTTGGTGCATGAAGTGACCAGCCCGCAGGCCTTTGAAGGTCTGCGCGTCGCAGGCCGCAAGGTGCGCCGCCCGGATGCCACCTTCGCCGTCGCCGATCATAATGTGCCGACGACCGACCGGACCCAGGGCATCGCCGATCCCGAATCGCGCCTACAGGTCGAAACCCTGGCGCAGAACGCCAAGGATTTCGGCGTCAGCTACTTCGGGATGGACGATGTGCGCCAGGGCGTCGTGCATATTATGGGGCCGGAACAGGGCTTGACCCTGCCGGGCATGACCATTGTGTGCGGCGATAGCCATACCTCCACCCACGGCGCGTTCGGCGCGCTGGCCTTCGGTATCGGCACGTCCGAAGTCGAACATGTGCTGGCAACGCAAACGCTGGTGCAGAAGCGCGCCAAGAACATGCGCATCTCGGTGGAAGGCGACCTGCCGCCGGGCGTGACGGCGAAGGATCTGATCCTGGCCATCATCGGCACCATCGGCACCGCCGGCGGTACCGGCTATGTGGTGGAATTCGCTGGGAAGGCCGTTCAGGCCCTGTCGATGGAAGGCCGCATGACGGTCTGCAATATGACCATCGAAGCGGGCGCCCGCGCCGGGCTGATCGCCCCCGACGAAACCACCTTCGAATACTTGAAGGGCCGTCCCTACGCCCCCAAGGGTGCCGCATTCGAACAGGCCGTCGCTTACTGGAAGACGCTGCCGAGTGATGAAGGCGCGCATTACGATAAGGAAATCGTGATCGACGCCACCAAGCTCGTGCCCTTCGTCACCTGGGGTACCAGCCCGGAAGACGCCGCGCCGATCACCGCCGTCGTGCCGAACCCGGCCGACGCCGCCGACGCGGGCAAGCGCGCTGCCATCGAACGCTCGCTGGAGTATATGGGCCTGAAGGCCGGAACGCCGCTGAGCGAGGTTACGATCGACCGCGTGTTCATTGGCTCCTGCACCAATGGCCGCATCGAAGACCTGCGCGCCGCCGCCGCCGTCGCCAAGGGCCGCAAGGTTGCCGCTGGGGTTTCGGCGATGGTTGTGCCGGGGTCGGGGCTGGTTAAGGAACAGGCCGAACAGGAAGGGCTGGATAAGGTCTTCCTCGAAGCCGGGTTCGAATGGCGGGAGCCGGGCTGCTCTATGTGCCTTGCCATGAACGCCGACCGGCTGGAGCCGGGCGAACGCTGCGCCTCTACCTCCAACCGTAACTTCGAAGGCCGTCAGGGCCGTGGCGGGCGCACCCATCTGGTTGGCCCGGCGATGGCCGCTGCGGCGGCTGTTACCGGTCGCCTGACCGATGTTCGCGCGTTGCTGAGCTAG
- a CDS encoding RDD family protein produces MGQGNQAPVVRRLLAGLIDLLAVALLVTVIGLVLSVAITVGAASEAEKQGVAFWGARLILVVIPWLYFARLERGLGYQTFGKSALGLQVQRTDGQPLGFPRAALRAPLKLFLGWTWPLVLIGQPPLYDRLLSTQVVARPA; encoded by the coding sequence GTGGGCCAGGGAAACCAAGCGCCGGTCGTGCGCCGCCTGCTGGCCGGTCTGATCGACCTGCTGGCGGTGGCGCTGCTGGTGACCGTTATCGGACTGGTGCTGAGCGTGGCGATCACGGTCGGTGCCGCGTCCGAGGCCGAGAAACAGGGCGTCGCCTTCTGGGGTGCGCGCCTCATTCTCGTCGTTATTCCCTGGCTCTATTTCGCCCGGCTGGAACGCGGCCTAGGGTATCAGACCTTCGGAAAATCGGCTTTGGGGCTGCAAGTGCAGCGCACGGATGGGCAGCCGCTCGGCTTTCCCCGTGCCGCGCTGCGGGCGCCCCTCAAGCTGTTTCTGGGCTGGACCTGGCCGCTGGTACTGATCGGGCAACCGCCGCTCTACGACCGTCTTCTTTCGACCCAAGTTGTTGCGCGCCCTGCCTAA